The window CACTTGGTTCTCTCATGTCCGTATTCATACAAACCCCAATCATATGAAGGCAACACATGCATAAGTAATATCCAAGGGCCCGGCAAGATCCTATCACACCAGCCAGTCCCAGATGCTTTCTGCATCGAAGGAGAGTCCGCTCCAACAATCCAACCATGGCTCCGTCGTCTCCGAACGCAGCTCAAAGTCATCATCGATCCAGGGGCTTCTGTTTGGAGGCACGTCGTGGACGCGCGGCTCTCGGGACTCGTTCAGTTCCCTACAGGCTTCGACCCCCAAGGAAGAGAAGTTCTTGGAGACGGTCCGAGGGCGAGGCCTTATGACTTCAACTTTTACCAAATCTTGGGGTTTCTCGTTCTCCGGCTTCCCTTGGCAAGTCATCAATTTCCGTTGATGGGTATTCCAATAGTTCTTCACGTCATTCGCAGTTCGACCCGGGAGTCTCCCAGCAATTAGGGACCACCTGCATCAATAATTTCGACTAAATGAAATGTTAAATTATGAGGAAAGAtatcgaaaattattttcatacggtgctcacttgagtgtcataacttttttttcgaCCACAAAATTACCGTAATTTCTCACAAACGTTTATTTGAGTATTGAAACATTCACCCAAATACCCAAAATCTAATATGGCATGACACTTGTGatgaatatttttagaaaattacgACACTCGAGTGATTCATAAATAAATGAGTCAATCCAAAGTagtgatttctttttgtttccataagtgTTCTATCCTGACAAAATAAGGGTTTCCATCGTGGGAATGGCCAATTGATGTCGACAGTCAAGGAATGGGAATTTTCATAAGCTCTCTCCAATCTGCGAAGTGTTATAAATGAGTTGCGTACAATtagtttctttctcttctaatATATTTGATGTACGCACCGTTAACACCTTTGTGTTAAATTCTATAAATTTCCATCGATTCACCTATTATTACTTTTAGATGTGGAAAAATGGCCCTTTAGAGCCATAACTAATCAATAAGTTGGTGCCTGATTTTAATCCATATCAAATGCAATAATGCTAGTGAAATTGATTAAATGACTAAGATTTAGGGTCTGTTGggtaaactaaaaattttaagtaCCAAATTTTAAGTGTTAATAATCTTTAATAATGGAAAtggaattaatatttttttgatgataattaaaaattgacagCTGAATATCATTAAGCTCTTACCAACATAGAAAAAAAGAGGACTGTTGTTAGGTTAAATCAGTATATTTAGCAAGATTCGGattttcataaattgattttctattgattgaaTTTAAGTAATCACCTACTGAGCATGCGGCCCATTATGCTTTGCCTCCTATCCAAAGATATAGTTATTTTAATTGCTAGATGATAGTTTAATTCCTGCTCTCTCGTTCTTTTTTTGGTCCAAAGAATGAAATGCATGTTTGTGATGGAATTCAAGCTTCTGTTGTTCAGTCTACCTTTCTTTGGACTACATAAACAGAATCGACGTCAAACGAAAAATCTCTCTGAGTTTCTTATACCTGTAACCATGATCGGAAGTGACTAGATGTAAGAACAATACATGAACAACCATGCAGTTAGTAAGCAATCCCTCCCGAAGTCGACGACGGCTAATGAGAACCATTACTAGTACTCAGTTAATGTTGTCCGAAGAAATAGGTAGGGGAGCTAGAGAGAGACTCTATCTTCACATGTGAGCAAGTGTCAAAGAATGTGCGATATGTACTAGGGGTCACAGTCGTGTATATCGCTGGAAATGAAAGCTCGGGTTAGTGATTTCATATTACACACTCATCATTGAACGTCATAAAATACCTCTAGATTATGCGAAgatatagaacaaaaaaaagacaCAATGACTTGCTGCAAATTCTAAATTTTCGGCTTCACCTATAACCCATCATGCATATCCTAAAATTTAGAATCGGACCGATTCCCACTGATTGGGTTCTCATGTTCCCAGCTATACCATATAGCCATGATCACCCCTAATATATACTAAGCAGTATCTAGATGGTTGGATTTGAAGGGTCACGTTTCACTGGTAAGATCAATAACCGAACGACATGAGCTGTAGTTGTCAACTTTCGTCTCTCTCTTGCGTGTGGCCCATATTTACAGTAGGTTATTCATTGAACAATTCCGAAATAGTGACTCTTGTTTGGACTTTATCGGGGTTGTATCAGCCTGTCCCATCAAGCGGTTGTCATCGGAGACAAGGTGCACTACAAATGGCTATGCCTATGCACGAGTAACGTTGTCCAAACATATACCAAAGTTGGACATTTGTCCCTTCCAAGTAGGGTAATAGTACAAAAAATcaaagggaaaattactaaaaaattgttaaaattattgtattgatattaattcaattctaaacgcttcaattggaccaattcaattttagacCTTCACATTTGCCAATTTTACCTTAAAACTTTTGATGAATTGCcaaactttttgatgatttatcaatttagccTCATTGACCAAATTTACTCAGAAATCATTGACGTCACAATATAGTCAGTGTCGACTATTTTATGTGATACAGCAAGCGTTGATgtaaataactttttatttttcttgaattgtttattactttcttcttttctttttgcccgaCCCAAGGTTGGCGAGGGCTAAAACCATCACCTAATCTAGGCGAGGGAATTTTGGCCCTCACCAGTCATAGGTGAAGGCTGCAACGCCCTCGCCCAAATCAAGGTGAGGGCCATGACCCTCGCCCATTGGCCGACAACGGAGTTGTAGCCCTCGCTTGGATTTGAGCAAGGGTTgatgccctcacttgtggccgacAAGGATACTAAGGCCATGGGTGAGGGCCACGATGCCTCGTCTCAACTAGGTGAGGGTCGTCGAGAAGGATCAGCTGGCAACCGATCCAGtgttagaaaaataaagaaaagaagaaaaataataaaataattttaaaaaattgttcatattagTATTGGCTATGTCATGTAAGACGGCCGGTGCTGACTAGGTTACCACATCAAcgatttttgaccaaaatttcttgcaatgactaaattgacaaattgttgaaagttttataattaaattgacaaaattgaaatatttaggattgatttGACAACACGTCAAAGGTTTAATACTagattggccaaattaaaaggtttaatactagattggccaaattaaaaggttcaagactgaattggcacaagtataataggtttaagatttttttttaaaaattttcctaaaatgaaatAGCCTAATCCTTACCACAGTTTATACATGCGGTCGTCATTTATTTCGATCAACGCAAcccttaataattttttggagaaggaagagggagaggctGTTGTGAATAACGCAGGTAGGCTCAATACCATATAAGTAACTCTATTAAAACAGACAAATGCACTTCACATGTGACCTTTTCTTAGCATGTACTCACCTGTTCCCAAGAAGTTTGTGAAGCCTGATGATCATATCGACCTCATCATCTTGGAATTTCCCTCTCTTAATGTTGGGCTTCAGATAGTTCAACCACCTCAATCTGCAACTCTTCCTGCACCTATTCAAACCTACAAGCTCAAGAAATACAAACATGAACTTAgcgatctctctctctgcgcacaTGTGTATACATAGTATAGAGATGCTCTTAGTGCAAATCAATCCAttgacatgagtaaaatatcAATACACGTCCcctttttgtcttattttaaaaaatcaatgaaatatcATTGGAAATTGGAGAGCACGAGAAGTTTCACTTAAAGAAGTCAAATCTAATCCAACTTGGTACCACTATCTCAAAACTAACGAAAGACACATCCACccattttaataaaagaaaaacttgtcACTCAAGTAAAAAATATCTCAATGATAACAcaagtatttgacaaaaataaaatatgatgacACGAGATGATTTGACACACGCAAATCCAAGTGGATTATACCTATGGGGATGCAACAAGAAAACAAGGATCCCCATCAGTATACAAATTTACACGCGCACGAGtatatgcaaataaaaaacaagaataaccTTCACATACAATGATACAACACCTGCTCTCCGAGGAACTCGATGCCACTCTCCTTCTCCGTACCTCTGGACA of the Eucalyptus grandis isolate ANBG69807.140 chromosome 10, ASM1654582v1, whole genome shotgun sequence genome contains:
- the LOC120288737 gene encoding transcription factor MYB114-like, whose protein sequence is MQKGSSFGLRKGSWTEEEDVLLRSCVQRYGEGEWHRVPRRAGLNRCRKSCRLRWLNYLKPNIKRGKFQDDEVDMIIRLHKLLGNRWSLIAGRLPGRTANDVKNYWNTHQRKLMTCQGKPENEKPQDLVKVEVIRPRPRTVSKNFSSLGVEACRELNESREPRVHDVPPNRSPWIDDDFELLLNYDSSLSVWKNTIRWIY